Part of the Parambassis ranga chromosome 16, fParRan2.1, whole genome shotgun sequence genome, GAACACGTCTATAACAGACTACATGCCTGATGGCCTTCTCATCACTTTGTGTAGCAGACTACTCATCGTCACATtcggcaggtgtgtgtgtgtgtattagagcGAGGAGGAGTTTAACAGTTATACTACTTGCACAGAGCAATggcgtgtaaaaaaaaagagggcacAGCTTTAGTCATGTgacgtgtcagtgtgtgtagtaacttctaaaaaaaacaaaaacacagactgcactCTGGCACAATAGTAGTACTGTTTGTCTTTGCCAGTTTTACACAGTGCTAATATGCTTATAGACGCTATATTTAAGTTCATAAGAAGCTTTTCACTGAATGACTCATTGTAGTTTGTCATCTTTATGATCATCATAGTACCCTGTATAGGTAACTGAAAAAGAGATTAATAGGGATTGCCCCTTTTTTGTTCTGGCTGATTGTGTGTCAGTTTGATCCTTTAGCCACTTAATTTTTGTCAGACCATCTCAGTTTAGAAAAGGTCACATTGTGGGATGTTGAGACGATCGGTAACCAAAATCAGgttattttattgatttctGGTTTTGTGTAGAAACCTGCATTTGTTggatgaatatttgattttttttttttttaaacaaggaGAGTTTTGAATTCAGCATTCATTTTGAGTTCCTTTCCGTTAGCAGGTTAGTTAGCAGGTCGTGTTATGACAGGTGGAGTGAGGTCATAGCCCTTGTATAATTTGTACAGCTACATTAGTGAATGAAAACGTTGTATGTTCACAGTTTAAGTCAGTTGATCTTGTAATGATACTACTGAAACCATAGATGAGAATAAGCTTGCCTGTGTTTCCCAAACCACTGAAGGTTTCCTACCAGCATTTAGCAGACTTAGAATGGTGTATACTGTAGTTACTCAAATCACATTTGTACTTAACGTCCTCTGTCGAACCCTAGACTTCTTTGTTGGTCTGTCCCCTTACTTCCCGATGAAATATAAACAATGTTATTGAGATTTTAATTGCTGCATTATTGCCTTTTACAATGCTGTGTTTTGGATGTAattattctgtattttttatttgtatgtaaTAATCGGTGGAGGGTCATGCTTTTCACACGTATGAGAAAACATGGATGGAAGTTTATAACATTCAGAAATGTGAATTACAGACAGATATATGGCCTCTGCCTAATTGACAAGGGGTGGCACTAAGCACAAGTAGAACCAAATTACTCCATTTGTGTACAGGTTGCTACATGTTAAGACATTTATTGTGTCTGTCAGATTTATTGCATAATTCTAGGGATGTTGATAGTATTATTGAGAGAGCTGttcttcattttcattcagaccTTTAACCAAAGACATGCTCCATGAATACAGACAGATAATCTAATttggcaaaaagaaaaaaacaatgttttctgtGTAACTGTATTGCAAGCAGTCTGACAAATTCAAACTGGTAATTAATAGTGTAATAAAATGAATGACCCATTAAAatattgtttgtattattttgttcTTCCCTGAGAATTGACCACATTCATAGGACCAGGAAACTTGATGATGTCATTTGTACTAAACCCTATGATGAAGAAGCGACATTCAAAATGGGGAAAACTTTGCTTACCACACTGGAAAATAGCCTTTTCTTCAGTTGTTCTTTGGAAAAAGAAACCTAAAGTACAAGTATATGTTACTGGGTTTCATGGTGCTGAACATGGTTCATCATGAAATTTTACTCAGACGCATTTTAAGTAGTTTGAATTACTATTACTAATAATATTGCACATAACACTGTGGAGCCTGTGGAAATCAATAGTTCCTTGACCATTTATTTTCCACACCATCATTTAAACGAGacaaataattaattaaaactGTTTTTCCCCACAGCATAAAATGATACTGCATAAACCATACTGTATATACAAATAACAAACCCTGCATAGAGGATAAGGTATCTTGTGTTAGGTTTTTTCTGTTACCTTTAATTAGATAGATGTTATAGGCTAAAAATGATTGATGGTATATTACAAATCACACATCTCATTAACTGGCTGGTCTAGTTGCTAATAGGTTTGACCACAAAAGTGCAATGCAgactttaaaaagtaaaaattgTAACTTTATTTTCTCCATATTTTCCAAAGCCTGCATTATGATTTGCAGTACTACAGTGTAACCTACTTTTTGTCACAAAATGCCAAGACCAGCTATTTTTATCGTAAGAAAGCCTACGTGGTGTTTTTTGACATCAGTCATCTTGACTGCGTGAAAAATTCAAATGTTGCCCCTTCTGTGTAACATTGACGTAATGACATACATTTAGTAGTAAAACTTTCAACGAGATAAACATCTCAGGATAAGGTTAAGATAAGGTTTTCAGTATAGAGTTTCAGTGACTCCCAAGCCACAGTGTCATTTCTGTGAAGACAAAATTGCAGCTCACTTCCTCTGTCAGAAGAGTTACATGCAATCATATCACTTCAATAAACCTCTTTCACACTGAAGACAAGAAATATGTTTGGATGAAAGTTTAATTTAGATTTACATATTAAGTGCCATATAAGATACCAGAAACGTACCCCTAATTACTCCAACAGCTGATGAGTATTTTTCTTTGAACCTCATATGTTGCACTGTGTGACTTCCTTTCGTGTCTTTAAGCTTCAAATCATATTCCTGAACATTTTTGAACTCTGATAAGCATCAATAAACATGAGACCCTCAGTAAAAGCAACCAGTTGACACATTTCCCAACACAGTTCACCTGATTGTCACTAGCGTGGGTAGGCCCCACTTCCTTCACCCACAAATTACAAAGAAGTGTCAAGCCCCAGCCCCTAGCCTCTGCACAGGTTCACTTCTTCCAAACCACAACACTGACGGGTAGCCCTGTTTACCCAGATTACCGTGAAAACGCTCTGTTGCTGTACAGTGACAGTTTTATTGCCTCCACCATGCATCAGTCATCTTGGTAGTGGTTCCTCTGAAGTCAACTGCTTACATACCGCCACATGTGGTAATGTAAGACGAGTCATATTAACCCAGACTTTAATCGCATCACTGTCTGAGTGCGCTTTTTGTTTAGTTCAGTAACACTTTGATTcattcagcaaaacaacaatatgAAACCCCTTAGTATGCAGAGATTAAACAGCCTTGTAGGTTGATCAAAGATATCCCCGCATACATGTACAGATCACATACCATCACATGACCTTTGGGTGATGAAGGAAACAGTAATGTGTAATGTGCATAGAAGAGCCTTTTTCCTCATATACCCCACAGAGTTAGACACTTCAGTGAGTCAGCATTGTAGCTGGGCTGATGGTGATTGTTAAACTGACAGTGAGAGGATGGCTGGGGAGTgtggtgttggggggggggctgaCAGTCTTGATATTACTGGTAGGTGAAGCCCTGTGCATCAGCCCCCGGGTGACTCCTTCCCATGTAGTACAAGGTGACATTTAGGTGTTGGTATAATGCTAATATGTCTCAGAGGAATAGATGAGATCAGACTGTCCAGCGGTTTGAGCAGTAAGTGATGTATGCAAGCTCTGCTTGTGCTcattcacacacccacacatgcgTGCAAGCATTGGCTTATCATGGACAGTCATTTATTGTACTGTATGAGGATGGCTGACAAATCAAAGGGCTATGGTAGAGCACACTGCTCTCACTACATGCAGGTGTGCAGGTTTATAGAGAAATTACTTTTGTCAGGAAGTTGCATGTCTGAGACAACCTGCTGGACAATATTCACCTACTTTAGCCTTAGGCCACTGACTTTTCAATCACATTTTGAATGACAGAATTGATGCATAGCAGGTGAGTAAATCTTCTGCTTTGCTCCTGTCTTCTTGCATCAACATGTAAAACATATCATTGCAGCATTAAGAAGGAAATCACCTTGTGGTTAACACATGTATGATCACCAAAAAAGTGAGAAGAGTGAAGGCCACCACCAAAGGTGCATTCAAGGCATAACAGAGCAGCATGGTTTGTGTTGAGGCTGAACTCTTAATGAATTTATGTCAATGTGAAGACGTGAAATGGTTAAAATGATTCATGAGAAACTGCAACTAATCCACATTATTATCTCAAAGCCTATGATCGATTTCTCTTGCAAAACATTGTATGATGCTCCTCCAAACATTTGCAAGCGTTATCACTATAGAGATCTGTTCTCTCACTGCATCTATCCACACACTGCTTCAGCGTTCATTTTTACATGCAGTGTCATAGTTTGACTGTAGTTATTAAATACATGATGCACAGCTGCCCATCATCTCACTCTGAGGTTTCTGTCTTTGCTTCCCACAGTAGGTATATTTGTCATTCATTTTTACATctatgctgatgacacccaCATTTATATGCACACTTCACATAAACGCTAACAATTAATGCAAAAGCTACTCTCTTAATCTTAACCATAAATAGTAACATTTTATTGTGCACCTTTCTGCTTCTCATCACCCTAAACAACCATATGATGTCACACAGGTTTACATGCCACCTGCTCTCTGCTTGCAGTCTGCTTCCATCCTGGCAGATGTTACGAAGCAACTACAGAGAGCATAATGTGGCTATCTGTGTTTGGTGTCTAGTTTTGGTTTCAGTTTGCAGGATTAtattttgtttctctttgcacacacacagacgtttgTCTTGTGTTTACATTGTCCTGTTGGCTAAAAAGCTCTAAAGATGATGTTGACATTGTTACACATGTTACAAGGCCTGCACAACAAGCTCTCTGTCATTTTCATGGGTACGTACGTGGAGATGGAGTCTGTCGTGTCATGAAGATCTTGCATGCATTATattcatacataaaaaacataaatactaCTTCACCCCTACTGCGATGTTTTCACTACAGAAAAATGTTAGCATTAAAGAAATTATTTTATTCAGACTTGTCAGGAAAAATAACATTAGAGTTAACAATGCATGTGGAACTTTTAGAGGACTGCAGGCCTTCTGCAATGAGCCAGAACACAATACCATTGTATGCCATGCTGGTTTGAGTGTACGCAAACCGCCATGGCCTAATAAACTGACCAGCGCTCTACAGTTGGCCTATTTTTACAGGTTGTCACACCAACAGAGCATATATTTCTATTTCGAGGGTGCAGGTTTCACTGAAGCCTAGACCTGCACATCAGTACCAGTGGGTTTTGGTCTGCATATTTCCTGTCACAGATCAGTGTCTTTGAAGTGGGCTTTTTTTATCTCAGCTCAGAACAGTCTATTAATGTAGTGACCAGCAAGTGATGCTGGAGAAAAGGAAATCATGTTAAGCATGTACAGGTCACAGCATCAGAAAGACACGTGAATATCCACCAACCActgtcctcatttttttttctctctaccTCTTTCTCAATCACACTAAACCTCTAAAAAGGCACAGCTGTTATAGTTACTTTTGTTGGTTCATATATAACAACAATATTCTGTATGCCGCTCATATGGGACAACAAATCGTATTAGATTAACAAAGAAATGGTTTGCATAAAAGAAAGGCATCATGTTTTACCACAAACAGTGAGCCTTTTAGCTCTGTAATCAATGCACCAATGAGAGACAGTCAACTTGAAGAGGAGGGACTGTAAAGTCAAAAGAGGAAACCACCACAGCATAACCTGTGCCCTGACAGACATGTCACTTTACAAGTGTTTTCACAGTCATGATGCAAGGTAGCTCATCGCTCTCCAGGGAAAATATTCACTAAACACCTGGTAAGTGTCTCACTTTATGCACCCTGCTGCTTTTTAAGTTTCCGAGAAAAAAACCACACAGATTTACTTTAGCACGtctttggtcttttttttagctttgtctttttttctgtgatctGGTGTAAGCACAAcctgtcacagctgcagagtCTTTTATGCAGGCCTATCTCTCCTGTGACTCCACTGTTTTACATTTGAGCTCTGGGTTGGCTTCTAACTTCTTGTCCTGTGAAAGGATGTGCAAATCTGACATATGCATGTATGATGTTCCACTTTTGTAAGCATGGAGATTGTGCCATGACTGAAAGGAGCTGTTAACTGTGTCACAACCTGATAAGCATGTTTGTAGATTTGAGTATCAACCATGGAGAAGTGATTATTGCACAAGTGACTTTATTACAcaatcaaatacatttttaagtTAGAGGATTCAGATAAGGTTAGCAAAGCAAAATGCAGTTCCACGGGCGCACAGCAGTCTATGTACATGCATTACCTCAACAGATAATTCAAAATACAGCTTTGGGTGCATCACATTAAtgtgaaaagaaagagaaatgcaAAATGTGAGAATACCATCATGTACTTTGCACATATACAAATCCCTCAAAAAAATTTGTCTCTGTCTTGTAAGCGCTCAGCACAACGTCCTTATTTATAATAATGTCCTCACATCACTCACTACAGAGCGTATTGCAAAAGAGCATACGCATCCACTTGCTTAAAACACTGTTCTCACAAAGCCTTTACAATGCCTTCCATTGCATTATATAtgcattttattatatatatatatatatatatatatatatatatatatatatatatatatatatatatatatacacgacAGAATTATTATAATTAGGGCCCGAACACtaagtggtgcgaaggccctattgtaatcgTAATATTATTATTGcggttgtttttacattgtagatttgtaattaaaaataaaataaccacaaaaaatatataaacaatacaaaagtaaattaataaataaaactaaaattgtcaaaggaaaaaaatattcttattattatagGTGAAATAAATACTAACAAATGTGTTATGCATGATGCGTGTTGCGTTATTCATGCAATGTCAAAGATCCTGCTCCGCATTAAACAGACGACACTTCTCTGGTCTGATGCATATTTGAGGGTTTGTAATTAGTTGTTAACTCAACATAACATTTAAGAAAAAATAGAATTGAGTGAAGTCGTGATCACCACTGATTTACAGATTATCACTATAATCTGTAAATCGAACAAATGCTGCGCTGCAGCTCCTCTACTGTTACTTTCACTCTCAGCACTACTGTACATGCTGCACCTTGAGTATACAACCACATTCATGCCAGGGATTATTAAAATATGAATCAAAACGAACTCAAATGCAGCTAAAAATCTCATTTCGATGCGATATGATGTTCGTCTTCTGTGACAGTAGAAACAGGTGCACGTAGTAATGAGGCAACTAAATGCCGTTTTGTTTCACATCTTCTTGCCATTTACATTCATCCTTTGGAGAGTTTgcagttgtgcaaaaaaaaaaaaagaaagaaaaagcagcagcttAAAAAAAGCCCTTTGTAATCGCACAGTTCTTGTGACCTCCGCTTCAGAAACCAACCACACACTGTATGATCATAAAGGTTCATTTTAGGCTTCAGACTGTGACGATGATAACTTCTCAGACATCCGGTAGTATATAGCCACAGTGTTTTCATCCATGTATTCTCGGTTTTAGTTGTAAAATTCCAAATATTTCTGTAACACAattacatatttacatattcCACCCCTGCACCCTCATGACATTTTgctgtttattgtgtttaaatatgctcttgttgtTGATCTACAAAGTTTACTCATGTTTACTCATATGTACAGTCATTAGTCATGGTTTCATATACTGCTCGGGTTGTGgcttttgtgtatgtatgtgtgtatgagagcTCCGAATATCAAAGCTGTTACATAGCAGAGTGCATTTCCACAGACATTCAAACATGACAACAGCCAGCACAGCTCTGATCAGCCCTCCACATGTGAAGCTCTAATAAAATGAAGCGTTGTGTCTTCGTCTTCAAGACAAAGACTGTTAAACTAACGATGTTTCATTGATTTATTAGTTATTATTTCACCGTGGGTACTTTCTGCCCCCTCAACTCTCAATATGCTGTATGGAAAGAATGGAAACAACACTATACCGCATCTGTTAATCGCTGGCCAATCCCTGCTGAGGAAAGAGATTTTCCACCTTAGCATTAGCATCTCTACAAATGTCACATGCTAACCAAAAACATGAAATCTGAAACTAAGTGTGGGCATTATCTGAAAGGATTgtaatgttttcttgttttctccTCTCAGACCTCATAGTAATTCTACAGAGAAACTCAGAAATGATCCGAATCATCAACACCCAGTATTTCCACTTCCTGCAGCAGGCAGACGCGTTCCGTCGCTCTGGGTCACTCTGTGATGCCATCATCTCAGTAAAGACTCAAACTTTCAGGGCTCATCGGTTAGTGCTAGCATGTGCCAGCAGAACTTTAGCACAGCAGCTTGCCCAAGGAGACATAGACAACCCAATCCACTGCACTTTGGAGTCTTTCTCACCCCGCACCTTCCAGCAAGTCCTGGACTTCACCTACACACAAGCTCTTGAGGTGCCTGTGGATGATCTGCACTTGCTGCTAAGAGCGGCTCAGCTGCTGGAGATGCAGCCGCTGGAGGAGCAGTGCCGAAAGCAGCTGGACGCACTGGACTGCAGGGCCAGAGAAGAAGCCAAAAGTGGAGACATCAGACATGtcaaagaagaaaaggaaagtgCAGAGAAGAGAGATCAAGAAGGCAGTCTAGCTAATGAAGAAAATATCCGAGAGACATCTCCTCGAGCAGAGAAAGCTAGCATTATCATAGAGAGCCTTTCTGATCCTCCTAAAAACAACAGTAGTCCACCCTCACCAAGAAAGAAGCCCAAGCTGTCCCCCATGTTTAACAGAGATAGTGTTATTGCCAGGCCTGCCACCAGcagttcctctttctcttctccctGGACCTTCCCTGGAAACATGTGGGAGTCTGTGAGCACCCTTAGGCAGATAGCAGAGGACTATTCAAACTTACTTGCAGTTCACTCTCTTCCATCTCCTAACCAGTCCTCTGTAGCCTACCCACTATCCATCCCCAACTCCCACATGTTCCCCCTGCTGGGTCCACATTTTCAAACTCCAGTGCAGAGctctgtgatgggcttctcagGTCTGCACCCACGTTTTACTCACAACCTGTACAGTGGCTCTGCACAGATGGGCAGCATAATCAGACAAGGCctgttaaaaagaaagaaacccaGGCAAGCTGTTAAGCCGAGGTAAGTCAAAGCTCGGACATGCAGGTGGAAACCTGTTTTTCCTCTCACAGAGTCATTTAGAATTTGCTCAAATGTTCCCTTACTGACTCACTGCTGTTTGGGTAGATATGTACGTGTGATCAAACCTTCTGCACTTTCCAGCGACTTCAGTTTCATGTGTTAACCCTTACCTGCCACTCCCAAGACTGTTGTTTGAAGGCATGTTTATCCTAGATTCCACATCAAAGCTGTGATACGCACACAAATCATATTCCCTATTAACCTAAAGCTATATCTATTGTTATAAAttgtattaaaaatgttaaaataaaaaggttTCTGTATGTAAGGTTAACACGGTCCTTGATGGTATCAGTGCTTGAGTATTTTTAGTGATTTACCTCATTTTGGCACATCATACAGTGTTCCACACAGTAACCAGACAGTATTAAAAAGGGGAGCCCCCTAAATTTCTCCCCTCTTTGCACAAttcatgatttttttccacCCACTAAAAGAAACTTTCAGTTCTTAGGTCTGCACCACAACATCGAAATGTTCAAAGCATGTGTGCCTCTGTAGACAAAATAATATATTGTATAAAGTTAATTGCACTCTTACCCACAAACATGCACTAAAGATATTGTGGTTTGGattaaagaggaaggaaagagtgtTTAAAGGATGTAATATAAGATAACATATAATGTACACTGACTTTTTATACTGAAAagaaaactgattttttttcagtgccaGTGGTGTTAAATGAAAAGTTAAAGAATGTTATTTTCTATTGCTTTACAGTTACCCTGAAGTACCTAAATCCAGCACAGCAAGGGTTAAAGACTGTCATCACTGCAGTACAAGTCTCTGTGATGATCCAGTGCTGCAGGAATCAGCCTCCACAAAATTAGGTAAGGATATGAGCATATTTCTTTTAATGATGGCAGCACATTAATTAAACACACCGTCGTCactatattaaaaaatatttctgtgAAGAAATTATAATTTTCTAAGAAGATGCAACGGCTCTCGTCATGACCCTTAACCCTGGCAGACTCC contains:
- the zbtb32 gene encoding zinc finger and BTB domain-containing protein 16, whose translation is MIRIINTQYFHFLQQADAFRRSGSLCDAIISVKTQTFRAHRLVLACASRTLAQQLAQGDIDNPIHCTLESFSPRTFQQVLDFTYTQALEVPVDDLHLLLRAAQLLEMQPLEEQCRKQLDALDCRAREEAKSGDIRHVKEEKESAEKRDQEGSLANEENIRETSPRAEKASIIIESLSDPPKNNSSPPSPRKKPKLSPMFNRDSVIARPATSSSSFSSPWTFPGNMWESVSTLRQIAEDYSNLLAVHSLPSPNQSSVAYPLSIPNSHMFPLLGPHFQTPVQSSVMGFSGLHPRFTHNLYSGSAQMGSIIRQGLLKRKKPRQAVKPSYPEVPKSSTARVKDCHHCSTSLCDDPVLQESASTKLVKSCAGCRFCGRDTVLREPESRGDHRGEKPYQCQHCPKKFSLKHQLDTHHRVHTGEKPFECRLCGQRSRDYSAMIKHLRTHGGAAPYQCTVCLEFCSSLVAMQRHVKSHTVQDFPPDWSINSTYLYISHI